A genomic stretch from Halalkalibacillus sediminis includes:
- the lspA gene encoding signal peptidase II, with amino-acid sequence MRYYILALIVIIFDQATKWMIVYSMDLHDQIELIPGFLFFTSHRNSGAAWGILEGQMWLFYIVTVIVIAGIVYYMNQMKDESPFLLMGFGLVLGGAIGNFIDRIFLQEVIDFIDVIIFGYDFPIFNIADAALSVGVVLLIIMILIDEWNNKGVNSDE; translated from the coding sequence GTGAGATATTACATATTAGCGCTAATCGTCATAATTTTTGATCAAGCTACGAAATGGATGATCGTGTATTCAATGGATTTACATGATCAGATTGAACTGATCCCTGGATTCTTATTTTTCACTTCTCATAGAAATAGTGGAGCAGCTTGGGGAATCCTAGAAGGTCAAATGTGGCTTTTCTATATCGTAACTGTAATTGTGATTGCAGGAATTGTTTATTACATGAATCAAATGAAAGATGAGTCTCCCTTTTTGTTAATGGGATTCGGCTTAGTTCTTGGCGGCGCAATCGGTAATTTTATAGACCGGATTTTTCTACAAGAGGTCATAGATTTTATTGATGTAATCATTTTCGGATATGATTTCCCGATATTCAATATCGCTGATGCTGCACTAAGTGTGGGTGTGGTTTTACTAATTATTATGATTCTCATAGATGAGTGGAATAACAAAGGGGTGAATTCAGATGAGTAA
- a CDS encoding RluA family pseudouridine synthase translates to MSKQNFLVEETNRSVRIDKLLAELNEEASRSQVQSWIKDGFVKVNGETVKSNYKCQPDDQIEWEIPEPKELEIEPENIPLDIVYEDQDLIVVNKPKGMVVHPSHGHQSGTLVHALLYHCDDLSGINGVHRPGIVHRIDKDTSGLLVVAKNDQSHERLSDMLANKEIKRQYEAIVHGAISHEKGTIDAPIGRDQNDRQKMAIVQDGKPAVTHFVVKEVFDRFSHVYCELETGRTHQIRVHFRYIDHPLVGDPKYGQRKTLDVSGQALHSRKISFQHPTTDETLTFEVDAPEIFQEALETVKRMS, encoded by the coding sequence ATGAGTAAGCAAAATTTTCTAGTCGAAGAAACAAATCGTTCTGTCCGCATAGATAAGCTTTTAGCTGAATTAAATGAAGAAGCCTCTAGAAGTCAGGTTCAATCTTGGATTAAAGATGGATTCGTAAAAGTGAATGGTGAAACAGTCAAAAGTAATTATAAGTGTCAGCCTGATGATCAAATCGAGTGGGAAATCCCGGAACCGAAAGAACTCGAAATTGAACCTGAAAATATTCCTTTAGACATTGTTTATGAAGATCAAGACTTAATTGTAGTGAATAAACCAAAAGGAATGGTGGTCCATCCTTCACATGGTCACCAATCTGGTACGTTGGTTCATGCTTTGTTATATCACTGTGACGATTTATCAGGCATCAATGGAGTACATCGTCCTGGAATTGTTCACAGAATCGATAAAGACACAAGTGGGCTTCTTGTTGTTGCTAAGAATGATCAATCACACGAACGTTTGTCTGATATGTTAGCTAATAAAGAAATCAAGCGACAATACGAAGCTATCGTGCACGGAGCGATTTCCCATGAAAAAGGGACGATCGATGCGCCGATTGGTAGAGACCAAAACGATCGACAGAAAATGGCGATTGTTCAAGATGGAAAGCCTGCGGTGACCCACTTTGTAGTCAAGGAAGTTTTCGATCGGTTCTCCCATGTCTATTGCGAACTTGAGACTGGAAGAACGCATCAAATCCGTGTGCACTTTCGTTATATAGACCATCCATTAGTAGGTGATCCTAAGTACGGTCAACGTAAAACGTTGGATGTTTCAGGGCAAGCACTGCACTCTAGAAAAATTAGTTTTCAGCATCCAACAACTGATGAAACATTAACTTTTGAGGTAGATGCACCTGAAATATTTCAAGAAGCATTAGAAACAGTCAAAAGAATGTCTTGA
- the pyrR gene encoding bifunctional pyr operon transcriptional regulator/uracil phosphoribosyltransferase PyrR, protein MKEKTSILDSAAISRALKRISHEIIERNKGTEDLLLVGIKTRGTPLATRIQQNIEEIEGIKVPTGELDISLYRDDLSNKSTAGEATVNQSNIQTNIDGKKVILVDDVLYTGRTVRAALDAVVDIGRPESIQLAVLIDRGHRELPIRADYVGKNIPTSMDEVIKVQLNEVDEAEKVSIFE, encoded by the coding sequence ATGAAGGAGAAAACAAGTATACTTGATTCTGCAGCAATATCTAGGGCATTAAAAAGAATATCCCATGAAATCATTGAACGTAACAAGGGAACTGAAGATTTATTACTTGTAGGTATTAAAACAAGGGGCACACCTCTTGCTACTAGAATTCAGCAAAACATTGAAGAAATTGAAGGTATTAAAGTTCCTACAGGTGAACTAGACATTTCACTTTATAGGGATGACCTTTCAAATAAGTCAACTGCTGGAGAAGCAACTGTAAATCAAAGCAATATCCAAACCAATATTGACGGAAAAAAAGTGATTCTCGTAGATGATGTCCTTTACACTGGACGAACTGTCCGAGCAGCTCTTGATGCAGTCGTAGATATAGGGAGACCTGAGTCGATCCAGTTAGCAGTATTGATCGATCGAGGTCACCGAGAACTGCCTATCAGAGCCGATTATGTAGGGAAAAATATTCCGACATCCATGGATGAAGTCATTAAAGTTCAATTAAATGAAGTGGATGAAGCGGAAAAAGTAAGTATATTTGAATAA
- a CDS encoding solute carrier family 23 protein: MSEEKVLDVHEKPKKSQWLILSLQHLFAMFGATILVPYLTDMPPNVALITSGIGTLAYLLITKGQVPAYIGSSFAFIVPLQTAIAADGMAGAMVGAFLVGVVYGLIALGIKLLGVNWLFYIFPPVVVGPIIMVIGLGLAPTAIDMAMTDLDGNYSSTGILVAGVTLLITIIFSVFFKGFLNIIPILLGIVGGYIFALTQGLVDTSNLKASWANIVESNSVGEFANAFFASPEFVIPFVDYMPHQVINLNLVWIMVPIAAVTIMEHIGDQMVLSKVAHKNFIKRPGLHRSILGDGVATMIASSFGGPPNTTYGENIGVLAITRVFSVFVIAGAAILAIMFGFSEMITVLIESIPKQVMGGVSILLFGIIASSGLRMLIDNQVDLGMKRNLIVSSAILVIGVGGAFIQVTSDIQITSMALSAIAGIVLHLVLPGKELASGNGRMFHSVEDINEGGN; encoded by the coding sequence ATGAGCGAAGAAAAAGTATTGGATGTTCATGAGAAACCGAAAAAATCACAATGGCTCATTTTGAGTTTACAACATTTATTCGCAATGTTCGGGGCGACAATCTTAGTACCATATTTGACGGATATGCCTCCGAACGTAGCACTGATTACTAGTGGTATCGGTACTTTAGCGTACCTGCTAATTACTAAAGGACAAGTTCCAGCTTACATTGGTTCAAGTTTTGCTTTCATTGTGCCACTTCAAACGGCGATAGCCGCAGATGGAATGGCTGGGGCCATGGTAGGAGCCTTCTTGGTCGGGGTCGTTTACGGGCTCATTGCCTTAGGAATAAAATTATTGGGTGTTAATTGGTTGTTCTATATCTTCCCACCAGTTGTCGTTGGCCCGATCATTATGGTAATCGGCTTGGGCCTAGCTCCAACAGCTATAGATATGGCAATGACAGATTTGGATGGAAATTATAGTTCGACAGGAATTTTGGTTGCAGGTGTAACCTTACTTATTACGATTATCTTCTCAGTATTTTTTAAAGGATTTCTAAATATCATACCGATCTTGTTAGGAATTGTCGGAGGATACATATTCGCATTGACTCAAGGGTTAGTCGATACGAGCAATTTAAAAGCAAGTTGGGCAAATATAGTTGAAAGCAACTCGGTTGGGGAGTTTGCAAATGCATTCTTTGCTTCACCTGAGTTCGTCATACCATTCGTAGATTATATGCCTCACCAAGTCATTAATTTAAATCTGGTATGGATCATGGTACCAATCGCCGCTGTTACTATCATGGAGCATATAGGAGATCAGATGGTGCTTTCCAAGGTGGCTCACAAGAACTTCATCAAACGCCCAGGTCTTCATCGCTCTATCTTGGGTGATGGTGTTGCAACCATGATCGCTTCAAGTTTCGGGGGACCTCCGAATACGACATACGGAGAGAATATAGGCGTACTGGCAATCACTAGAGTATTCAGTGTGTTTGTCATTGCCGGTGCAGCAATTTTAGCCATCATGTTTGGTTTTTCCGAAATGATTACTGTCTTGATTGAATCGATTCCGAAACAAGTCATGGGTGGGGTATCAATTCTTCTATTCGGTATCATCGCTTCGAGTGGTTTGAGAATGTTGATAGACAACCAAGTTGACCTAGGAATGAAAAGGAATCTGATTGTCTCTTCTGCCATTCTAGTCATTGGAGTAGGTGGAGCATTCATACAAGTCACTTCGGATATACAGATCACGAGCATGGCTCTTTCAGCAATTGCTGGGATTGTGCTACATCTTGTCTTACCTGGAAAGGAATTGGCTAGTGGGAACGGTCGAATGTTCCACTCAGTCGAAGATATTAATGAAGGGGGCAATTAA
- a CDS encoding aspartate carbamoyltransferase catalytic subunit → MNHLLTMNDVSTDEINKLLDRAEEFQRNPSIDTLEEKSAALLFFEPSTRTKMSFEMACDKLQMKRLTFSPEQSSVTKGESLYDTIKTLESIGSDVIIVRHPEKNYFNAIKNLIDVPMINAGDGSGEHPTQSLLDLMTIRQEFNRFEHLNVAICGDIKHSRVARSNAIALDNLGANVTLVAKEEWQDHSLPFKYHTIDEAISGVDVLMLLRVQYERHEIKEGKEESYLQTYGLTKERERAMRKGSIIMHPAPVNRGIEIDSELVECERSRIFQQMTNGVAVREAIIEHCLK, encoded by the coding sequence GTGAATCATTTACTTACAATGAACGACGTTTCAACTGATGAGATCAACAAATTGCTTGATCGGGCTGAGGAGTTTCAGAGAAATCCCTCAATCGATACCTTGGAGGAGAAAAGTGCAGCGTTATTATTCTTTGAACCATCTACTCGTACTAAAATGAGTTTTGAGATGGCTTGCGACAAGCTACAAATGAAACGACTGACTTTTTCACCTGAACAGTCCAGTGTGACAAAGGGTGAATCATTATACGACACGATCAAAACCTTAGAGTCGATAGGTTCAGACGTTATCATCGTGCGCCACCCTGAAAAAAATTATTTTAATGCTATTAAAAATCTTATAGATGTACCAATGATTAATGCTGGAGATGGGTCTGGAGAACATCCGACCCAATCCTTGCTTGATTTGATGACAATCCGGCAAGAATTCAATCGATTTGAACATCTAAACGTGGCTATTTGTGGAGATATCAAACATAGCCGGGTCGCTCGTTCAAATGCTATAGCCCTTGATAATCTAGGTGCTAATGTGACGCTGGTTGCGAAGGAAGAGTGGCAGGATCACTCCTTGCCTTTCAAGTATCACACGATCGATGAAGCTATTTCAGGAGTTGATGTGTTGATGCTACTAAGGGTTCAATACGAGAGACACGAAATAAAAGAAGGTAAGGAAGAGAGTTACTTACAAACGTATGGATTAACTAAAGAACGTGAACGAGCAATGAGGAAAGGCAGTATTATTATGCATCCTGCCCCTGTTAATAGAGGGATAGAAATTGATTCTGAGTTGGTTGAATGTGAACGTTCAAGGATTTTTCAACAAATGACGAATGGAGTTGCAGTAAGGGAAGCAATCATCGAGCATTGTTTAAAATAG
- a CDS encoding dihydroorotase, with translation MKKLIKNVQMLEHEEKVDVLIHNGKVTAIGKLDDVSTEEVIDGQGNYLFPGFVDVHIHLREPGGEAKETIESGTMAAAKGGFTTVCAMPNTNPVPDDIKHLSFVNEKIERDASVHVLPYASITKSQKGEELVDFQQLKDLGAVAFTDDGVGVQSAGTMFEAMKQVAAINGSIVAHCEDNSLIYEGVMHDGEKSEQLDLAGIPSVCESVQIARDVLLAEATGCHYHVCHVSTKESVRVIRDAKQAGINVTAEVTPHHLLLNEDDIPSNNANYKMNPPLRSNADQEALFAGLLDGTLDCIATDHAPHTAEEKSRGFEGSPFGIIGLETAFPLLYTHLVKTNKCTLKQLVDWLTVKPAELFSLTAGEIAIGQKADLVLVNLNKTSVIDESFIKSKGRNTPFKQWQVEGCPVMTFVEGEIVWQEDGQYV, from the coding sequence ATGAAGAAGTTGATTAAAAATGTTCAAATGTTAGAGCACGAGGAGAAGGTAGATGTTCTGATTCACAATGGAAAGGTAACAGCTATAGGAAAATTAGATGACGTTTCAACTGAAGAAGTAATTGATGGTCAAGGTAACTATCTATTTCCTGGATTCGTTGATGTTCATATCCATCTACGTGAACCAGGTGGTGAAGCGAAAGAAACCATCGAATCTGGAACTATGGCGGCTGCTAAAGGCGGGTTTACTACAGTTTGTGCTATGCCTAATACAAATCCTGTCCCAGACGATATTAAACACCTATCATTCGTGAATGAAAAAATTGAACGAGACGCTTCTGTCCATGTATTACCTTATGCTTCGATTACAAAATCACAAAAAGGGGAAGAATTAGTCGATTTTCAACAGTTAAAGGATTTAGGTGCTGTTGCCTTTACTGATGACGGTGTTGGAGTGCAGTCTGCAGGAACCATGTTTGAAGCGATGAAACAAGTAGCTGCGATCAATGGCTCCATTGTTGCTCATTGTGAAGATAATAGTTTAATCTACGAAGGTGTCATGCATGATGGCGAAAAAAGCGAACAGTTAGACCTTGCTGGAATTCCTTCTGTTTGTGAATCCGTGCAGATTGCTCGTGATGTTTTACTTGCAGAAGCAACAGGTTGTCACTATCACGTTTGCCATGTAAGTACAAAAGAGTCCGTTCGAGTCATTCGTGATGCTAAGCAAGCTGGGATAAATGTTACTGCAGAAGTTACACCACATCATCTTTTATTAAATGAAGATGACATTCCTTCCAATAATGCAAATTATAAAATGAATCCCCCATTAAGATCCAATGCAGATCAAGAAGCTCTTTTCGCTGGTCTTTTAGATGGAACATTAGATTGTATTGCGACAGACCACGCCCCACACACAGCTGAAGAGAAAAGTCGCGGATTTGAAGGTTCGCCTTTCGGAATCATTGGATTAGAAACAGCCTTTCCACTTTTATATACACATCTCGTGAAAACAAACAAATGTACACTCAAGCAGTTAGTCGACTGGTTGACTGTCAAACCTGCTGAGTTATTCAGTCTTACTGCAGGTGAGATTGCAATCGGACAAAAGGCTGACTTAGTCTTGGTTAATCTGAATAAAACATCGGTAATTGATGAGTCTTTTATCAAGTCTAAAGGAAGAAATACGCCTTTCAAACAGTGGCAGGTAGAAGGTTGCCCGGTGATGACATTTGTTGAAGGTGAAATTGTTTGGCAGGAGGATGGTCAATATGTGTAA